Proteins from a genomic interval of Sphingobacterium sp. SYP-B4668:
- a CDS encoding helix-hairpin-helix domain-containing protein, producing MKRLFDFFNFSRAERNGLFVLLSLILITTLVRPLLSFYTPKEPQVFDYSILNEGLAAAFQTDTSTPREDVVDAPQNKAITYFEFDPNNLSATEWAQIGFRPHQIRMIHNYLSKGGEFRKKEDLKKIYAISATDYARIAQYIKISPPTKQGQVNLQSRYTTSSSQEAKGAAANIKVDINGADTTEWMKLRGIGSVYANRIVKFRQALGGFYHPDQLMEVYGMDSERFSIILPYLEVGQAEVVKLPINSVSVDGLRKHPYLNNKQAIAIVNNREQHGPFENVADLKRVLILDADLLHKLEPYLEF from the coding sequence ATGAAAAGGCTTTTTGATTTTTTTAATTTTAGCAGAGCCGAACGAAATGGGCTCTTTGTGCTTCTATCTTTAATCCTAATTACAACGCTGGTACGCCCCTTGCTATCCTTCTATACTCCAAAAGAGCCTCAAGTCTTTGATTATAGTATTTTAAATGAAGGCTTAGCGGCAGCATTCCAAACTGATACGAGTACTCCCCGCGAGGATGTCGTAGATGCTCCCCAAAATAAAGCAATCACTTACTTTGAATTCGATCCCAATAATCTTTCCGCCACAGAATGGGCACAAATTGGATTTCGACCCCATCAGATCCGGATGATTCACAATTACCTGTCCAAGGGTGGAGAGTTTCGCAAAAAGGAAGATTTAAAGAAAATCTACGCCATATCGGCTACAGACTATGCACGTATAGCGCAGTACATCAAAATTTCTCCACCTACCAAGCAAGGACAGGTCAACCTGCAATCCCGTTACACCACATCCTCGAGTCAGGAAGCTAAGGGAGCTGCCGCAAATATAAAAGTGGATATAAATGGTGCAGATACCACTGAATGGATGAAATTGCGAGGAATAGGAAGTGTATATGCCAATAGGATTGTTAAATTTCGTCAAGCGTTAGGTGGATTTTATCATCCAGACCAGCTCATGGAAGTATATGGTATGGATAGCGAACGTTTTAGTATTATTCTTCCATATTTGGAAGTCGGTCAAGCCGAGGTTGTCAAGCTGCCGATTAATTCCGTATCGGTAGATGGGCTCCGCAAGCATCCGTATCTTAATAATAAACAAGCCATAGCGATTGTCAATAATAGAGAGCAACATGGTCCTTTTGAAAATGTAGCAGATTTAAAGCGTGTCCTTATTCTTGACGCAGATCTGTTACATAAACTTGAACCCTATTTGGAATTTTAA